Proteins found in one Papio anubis isolate 15944 chromosome 13, Panubis1.0, whole genome shotgun sequence genomic segment:
- the ACTL7B gene encoding actin-like protein 7B, with protein MATRNSPMALGTAQGDPGEAGTRPGSDAGLRDTGAATQLKMKPRKVRKIKAVVIDLGSQYCKCGYAGEPRPTYFISSTVGKRCPEAADAGDTRKGTLVGHELLNTETPLKLVNPLKHGIVVDWDCVQDIWEYIFRTAMKILPEEHAVLVSDPPLSPSSNREKYAELMFETFGIPAMHVTSQSLLSIYSYGKTSGLVVESGHGVSHVVPISEGDVLPGLTSRADYAGGDLTNYLMQLLNEAGHAFTDDHLHIIEHIKKKCCYAAFLPEEELGLVPEELRVDYELPDGKLITIGQERFRCSEMLFQPSLAGSTQPGLPELTAACLGRCQDTGFKEEMAANVLLCGGCTMLDGFPERFQRELSLLCPGDSPAVAAAPERKTSVWTGGSILASLQAFQQLWVSKEEFQERGSMAIYSKC; from the coding sequence ATGGCGACAAGGAACAGCCCCATGGCCCTGGGCACGGCTCAGGGTGACCCTGGAGAGGCAGGAACACGGCCAGGCTCTGACGCCGGCCTCCGGGACACAGGTGCGGCCACTCAGCTCAAGATGAAGCCCAGGAAGGTGCGCAAGATCAAGGCGGTTGTCATCGACCTGGGCTCCCAGTACTGCAAGTGCGGCTACGCGGGAGAGCCGAGGCCCACCTACTTCATCTCCTCCACCGTAGGAAAACGCTGCCCCGAGGCGGCCGACGCTGGCGACACCCGCAAGGGGACCCTAGTGGGCCACGAGCTGCTCAACACAGAGACACCTCTCAAGCTGGTGAACCCGCTGAAGCACGGCATCGTGGTGGACTGGGACTGCGTGCAGGACATCTGGGAGTACATCTTCCGCACGGCCATGAAGATCCTGCCCGAGGAGCACGCTGTGCTGGTCTCCGACCCTCCGCTCAGCCCCAGCAGCAACCGGGAGAAGTACGCAGAGCTCATGTTCGAGACCTTCGGCATCCCCGCTATGCACGTGACGTCCCAGTCGTTGCTGTCCATCTACTCGTACGGCAAGACCTCGGGGCTGGTGGTGGAGAGCGGGCACGGCGTCTCGCACGTGGTGCCCATCTCCGAGGGCGACGTGCTGCCGGGCCTGACCAGCCGCGCCGACTATGCTGGGGGTGACCTCACCAACTACCTGATGCAGCTGCTCAATGAGGCGGGCCACGCATTCACGGACGACCACCTGCACATCATAGAGCACATCAAGAAGAAGTGCTGCTATGCGGCCTTCCTGCCCGAGGAGGAGCTCGGCCTGGTCCCGGAGGAGCTGCGCGTGGACTACGAGCTCCCGGACGGCAAGCTCATCACCATTGGCCAGGAGCGCTTCCGCTGCTCTGAGATGCTCTTCCAGCCCTCCCTGGCGGGCAGCACCCAGCCGGGCCTCCCGGAGCTCACGGCTGCCTGCCTGGGCCGCTGCCAGGACACGGGCTTCAAGGAGGAGATGGCCGCCAACGTGCTGCTGTGTGGCGGCTGCACCATGTTGGATGGTTTCCCCGAGCGCTTCCAGAGGGAGCTGAGCCTCCTCTGCCCCGGGGACAGCCCTGCGGTGGCTGCAGCTCCTGAGAGGAAGACCTCCGTGTGGACCGGCGGCTCCATCCTGGCCTCCCTGCAGGCCTTCCAACAGCTCTGGGTCAGCAAGGAAGAGTTTCAGGAGCGGGGCAGCATGGCCATCTACAGCAAGTGCTGA